One genomic region from Jilunia laotingensis encodes:
- a CDS encoding PspC domain-containing protein, with the protein MKKTLTVNLGGTVFHIDEDAYRLLDNYLCNLKLHFRSQKGAEEIVDDIENRISELFLEKINAGSQVITLTDVEEIITRVGKPEDFGTETEDEEEKVDSTNSGNAKTSYTYTSHRRLYRNPDDKILGGVLSGLAVYWGWDTTVLRLIAVFLLVFGYGTLIPIYIICWLVIPEARTAAEKLNMRGEDITIENIGKTVTDGFEKVANGVNNYMNSDKPRTFIQKLGDAFVSVIGFFLKACLVVLAIIFSPVLFVFAILFIALVIATIAIAIGGGALLYEMLPLVDWTPLASVSPLMTVVGSLGGVVMVGIPLAAIIYTILRQIFHWSPMATGLKWSLFILWLLGVALFLINLSALGWQLPLYGIHTMV; encoded by the coding sequence ATGAAAAAAACATTGACAGTAAATTTAGGTGGAACCGTGTTTCACATTGATGAGGATGCTTACCGGTTACTTGATAATTATTTGTGTAATCTCAAACTCCATTTCCGTAGCCAGAAAGGAGCAGAAGAAATTGTAGATGATATTGAAAACCGGATATCCGAATTGTTTCTAGAGAAAATAAATGCAGGATCGCAGGTAATTACACTTACGGATGTGGAAGAAATAATTACCCGTGTTGGAAAACCTGAAGATTTTGGTACTGAAACCGAAGATGAAGAGGAGAAAGTAGATTCCACTAATTCAGGAAACGCTAAAACTTCTTATACATATACTAGTCACCGACGTTTATATCGTAATCCGGATGATAAAATATTGGGTGGTGTACTAAGTGGTTTAGCTGTATATTGGGGGTGGGATACGACTGTATTACGTCTGATTGCAGTGTTTTTGTTAGTTTTTGGATATGGAACATTGATCCCCATATACATCATATGTTGGCTTGTGATTCCTGAAGCACGGACTGCCGCAGAGAAATTAAATATGCGGGGTGAAGATATTACGATTGAGAACATTGGAAAGACTGTAACGGATGGATTTGAGAAAGTGGCAAATGGAGTCAACAATTATATGAATTCAGATAAACCTCGTACTTTTATCCAAAAATTGGGAGACGCATTTGTTTCTGTGATAGGATTTTTCTTGAAAGCCTGTTTGGTGGTACTTGCGATTATTTTTAGTCCTGTGTTGTTCGTATTTGCCATTCTGTTTATTGCATTGGTGATTGCAACCATAGCGATTGCCATAGGTGGGGGAGCGTTGCTTTATGAGATGTTACCTTTAGTCGATTGGACACCATTAGCTTCCGTGTCACCATTGATGACTGTGGTAGGCAGTCTGGGCGGTGTAGTCATGGTAGGAATTCCTTTGGCAGCCATTATATACACGATTCTTCGGCAGATATTCCATTGGTCACCGATGGCTACGGGATTGAAGTGGTCATTGTTTATTCTTTGGTTGTTAGGAGTGGCTTTGTTTCTTATTAATCTTTCCGCTTTAGGCTGGCAGTTACCATTGTATGGCATTCATACGATGGTGTGA
- a CDS encoding MBL fold metallo-hydrolase — MGEHICFRRNERLATINPYWRGNPTVKGRFFNRQHRFRPGMGSVLKWRFSPNPQRKEKRTVKWNPKVNYLCSLEGVVGNSLIWLGHNTFFLQLAGKRIMFDPVFGNIPFVKRKSDFPANPDIFTGIDYLLISHDHFDHLNRQSIARLLKNNPQMKLFCGLGTGELIKSWFPKIEAIEAAWYQQIEDEGLKITFLPAQHWSKRSVNDGGQRLWGAFMIQGDGITLYYSGDTGYSKHFSEIKDYFGTPDYALLGIGAYKPRWFMRPNHISPYEALTASEEMQAKLTIPMHYGTFDLSDEPLHDPPKVFESEAKKRKINIAIPALGEIVKLNRQ; from the coding sequence ATGGGTGAACATATATGTTTCAGGAGAAACGAGCGTCTGGCTACAATAAATCCTTATTGGAGGGGGAATCCGACAGTAAAAGGACGTTTTTTTAATAGACAGCACCGTTTTCGCCCTGGTATGGGTAGTGTGCTGAAATGGCGTTTTTCTCCAAATCCACAACGGAAGGAAAAGCGGACTGTAAAATGGAATCCGAAAGTAAATTATCTCTGTTCGTTGGAAGGAGTAGTGGGGAATTCATTGATATGGCTCGGGCATAATACTTTTTTTCTGCAATTAGCCGGCAAGCGGATTATGTTCGATCCGGTGTTTGGTAACATTCCTTTTGTTAAACGGAAAAGCGACTTTCCTGCTAATCCTGATATTTTCACTGGAATTGATTATTTATTAATCAGTCATGACCATTTTGACCATCTGAATCGGCAAAGCATTGCCCGTTTATTGAAAAATAATCCTCAAATGAAATTATTTTGCGGTCTTGGTACAGGAGAATTGATTAAAAGCTGGTTTCCGAAAATTGAAGCTATAGAGGCTGCATGGTATCAACAGATAGAAGATGAAGGTTTGAAAATAACTTTCCTACCGGCTCAACATTGGAGCAAACGTTCGGTGAATGATGGTGGACAACGCTTGTGGGGTGCTTTTATGATACAAGGTGATGGAATAACTTTGTATTATAGTGGAGACACCGGTTATTCAAAACATTTTTCTGAAATAAAAGATTATTTTGGCACACCCGATTATGCTTTGTTAGGAATAGGTGCTTATAAACCTAGGTGGTTCATGCGTCCTAATCATATTTCTCCTTATGAGGCTTTGACCGCTTCAGAGGAAATGCAAGCTAAACTGACAATACCTATGCATTATGGTACTTTTGATTTATCGGATGAACCGCTTCATGATCCTCCAAAAGTATTTGAATCCGAAGCAAAGAAACGTAAGATAAATATAGCTATTCCGGCTTTAGGAGAAATTGTGAAATTGAACAGGCAATAA
- a CDS encoding flavin reductase family protein — translation MKRLEIKELSENFFEAIGKEWMLVTAGTKDGFNTMTASWGGIGWLWNKPVAFIFIRPERFTYEFVEKSDFLTLSFLGEENKKIHAVCGSKSGREVDKVKETGLKPLFTDQGNVLFEQARLSLECKKLYANTIKESCFLDKKLIEKWYGGAHGGFHKMYVAEIVNIWAN, via the coding sequence ATGAAGAGATTGGAAATAAAAGAGCTTTCTGAGAATTTTTTTGAAGCAATCGGAAAGGAGTGGATGTTGGTAACAGCGGGTACAAAAGATGGCTTCAATACCATGACAGCCAGTTGGGGAGGCATCGGGTGGCTTTGGAACAAACCTGTTGCTTTCATATTTATCCGGCCTGAACGTTTTACATATGAATTTGTCGAAAAGAGTGACTTTTTGACACTATCCTTTTTGGGGGAGGAAAATAAAAAGATTCATGCCGTTTGCGGATCAAAATCGGGTAGGGAAGTGGATAAAGTGAAAGAAACCGGGTTGAAACCTTTGTTTACAGATCAAGGAAATGTTCTTTTCGAACAGGCTAGATTGAGTCTGGAGTGTAAGAAGCTTTATGCGAATACGATTAAGGAAAGTTGTTTTCTGGACAAAAAATTGATAGAAAAATGGTACGGAGGAGCGCATGGAGGGTTTCATAAAATGTATGTGGCAGAGATCGTCAATATATGGGCAAATTGA